A genome region from Solanum pennellii chromosome 12, SPENNV200 includes the following:
- the LOC114073835 gene encoding secoisolariciresinol dehydrogenase-like: protein MATPSLQSPIAKKLEGKVVIITGGASGIGVATARLFIQHGAKVTIADIQDDLGNSLVKEIDNNEHIMFVHCDVAIESDVQNVVDATVAKFGKLDIMFSNAGVAGKSISSILDVDTDIIKNVFDVNVVGAFLCAKHAARVMISSNTKGSIIFTTSAATVVYGIVPHSYAASKSAVLGLSKNIGVELGRYGIKVNCVSPHYISTKLTLDALGIDEREKAEKWFGEGGNLKGILLDEQDVANGVLYLASDDSKYVSGLNLVIDGGYSTTNVALGEAYKKLFPSGTTNQVMQILI from the exons ATGGCCACCCCTTCTCTTCAATCCCCAATAGccaaaaa GCTAGAAGGTAAGGTAGTAATTATAACTGGTGGTGCTAGTGGCATAGGAGTAGCTACAGCTAGACTTTTTATTCAACATGGTGCAAAAGTAACAATTGCAGATATTCAGGACGATCTTGGAAATTCATTAGTAAAAGAAATCGACAATAATGAACACATAATGTTCGTCCATTGTGATGTCGCGATTGAATCAGACGTTCAAAATGTTGTAGATGCAACGGTTGCCAAATTTGGTAAGCTTGACATAATGTTCAGTAATGCTGGTGTAGCTGGTAAGTCAATTTCCAGTATTTTAGATGTAGATACCgatataattaaaaatgtgtTCGATGTAAATGTTGTTGGGGCATTTTTATGCGCGAAACATGCTGCTAGAGTGATGATTTCGAGTAATACAAAAGGTTCAATTATTTTCACAACAAGTGCGGCAACGGTAGTATATGGTATTGTCCCACATTCTTATGCGGCATCAAAAAGTGCGGTTTTAGGGCTCTCCAAAAATATCGGAGTCGAATTAGGAAGATACGGAATAAAAGTTAATTGTGTTTCTCCTCATTATATTAGCACAAAACTTACTTTGGACGCGCTCGGAATAGATGAGAGAGAAAAGGCAGAGAAATGGTTTGGTGAAGGGGGAAATTTGAAAGGAATTTTATTGGATGAACAAGATGTAGCAAATGGAGTTTTGTATTTGGCAAGTGATGATTCTAAATATGTGAGTGGTTTGAACCTAGTTATTGATGGTGGTTATAGTACTACAAATGTTGCTTTGGGTGAGGCCTACAAGAAATTGTTCCCTTCCGGTACAACCAATCAAGTTATGCAgattcttatttaa
- the LOC107005538 gene encoding secoisolariciresinol dehydrogenase-like, producing the protein MANSSFQSPIAKKLEGKVAIITGGASGIGAATARLFVQHGAKVIIADIQDDLENSLVKDIGTEQTIIYAHCNVSVESDVKNVVDATVAKFGKLDIMCSNAGVSGKPITSILEVDYDILKDVFDVNVVGAFFCAKHAARVMIPNKKGVILFTASASTVVFDTSVSHTYASSKSAVLGLSKNVGVELGKYGIRVNCVSPHYISTPLVVNGLGIEEQKADKWFEEAGNLKGALLDEQDVANAMLYLTSDDSKYVSGHNLILDGGYSSTNVALTEAYKKLFPSND; encoded by the exons ATGGCCAACTCTTCTTTTCAATCTCCAATAGCCAAaaa ATTAGAAGGCAAGGTAGCAATTATAACTGGTGGAGCTAGCGGTATAGGAGCAGCCACAGCTAGACTTTTTGTTCAACATGGTGCAAAAGTAATAATTGCAGATATTCAAGACGatcttgaaaattcattagTAAAAGATATTGGCACAGAGCAAACAATTATCTATGCCCATTGTAATGTCTCGGTTGAATCTGACGTTAAAAATGTTGTTGATGCAACAGTTGCCAAATTTGGTAAGCTTGACATAATGTGCAGTAACGCTGGTGTATCAGGTAAGCCAATTACAAGCATTTTAGAAGTAGATTATGATATACTTAAGGATGTATTTGATGTAAACGTTGTTGGTGCATTCTTCTGTGCAAAACACGCTGCTAGAGTGATGATTCCAAATAAGAAAGGTGTCATTCTTTTTACGGCAAGTGCTTCTACTGTGGTCTTTGATACTAGTGTCTCGCACACCTATGCATCCTCAAAAAGTGCAGTTTTGGGGCTCTCAAAGAATGTTGGAGTCGAATTAGGAAAATATGGAATAAGAGTTAATTGTGTTTCTCCTCATTACATTAGCACACCATTAGTAGTAAATGGACTTGGAATAGAGGAACAAAAGGCAGACAAATGGTTTGAAGAGGCAGGAAATTTGAAAGGAGCTTTATTGGATGAACAAGATGTAGCAAATGCAATGTTATACTTGACAAGTGATGATTCAAAATATGTGAGTGGACATAATCTCATACTTGATGGTGGATATAGTAGTACAAATGTGGCTTTAACAGAGGCTTATAAGAAGTTATTTCCATCAAATGATTGA